A window of the Candidatus Dependentiae bacterium genome harbors these coding sequences:
- a CDS encoding ATP-dependent DNA ligase — protein sequence MKFLQVAQVFQDLEKEPSRTSMTKILAELLAQCSKTDAHIISYLSQGSLFAPYKNIQFHIAQKGMLGIIADFADKPVAEIQKDFKELGDLGLVVQKNNCRIDQGLSVQQVYDLLLEIAQISGAGSTEKRTALLVKLLEQVDGLGAKFIVRIVTSTLRLGFSDMTFLDALSWMSVGDKSISKDLEAAYNVCADLGLVAYTLKDQGVAGIKSMSVTVGIPIRPAAAERLTSAQAIVERLGDCVAQPKLDGFRVQVHVKKTDSKTEVHFFSRNMLDMSDMFPDLKKVVSTLDVSSLICEGEAIVYDDQTQTFLPFQQTVKRKRKHDVEQMSIEMPLRLYLFDLLYLDGKSLLDQTHKSRREMLQAIIGQDDSLQVVEEKQITTAKELEDYFLLNIDSGLEGLVVKREDAIYQPGKRNFNWIKMKREAHASLIDTVDCVILGYYGGKGKRAQFGIGAFLVGIYDQEKDQFQTVAKVGTGLTDIEWKDLRSRCEALKVSVQPKNVECIKDLYPDVWVSPELVCTVKSDEITLSPLHSAGKVGDAPGFALRFPRFISYRFDKSAHDSTSIIELKHLFAQQNIKS from the coding sequence ATGAAGTTTCTGCAAGTTGCTCAGGTTTTTCAAGATCTTGAAAAAGAGCCATCTCGTACCAGCATGACTAAAATTTTGGCTGAGCTTCTTGCTCAATGTTCAAAAACAGATGCTCATATTATTTCCTATCTTTCGCAGGGCAGTTTATTTGCCCCATATAAAAATATACAGTTTCATATTGCTCAAAAAGGAATGTTAGGCATTATTGCAGACTTTGCAGATAAGCCCGTAGCCGAAATTCAAAAAGACTTTAAAGAGCTTGGCGACCTTGGATTAGTAGTACAAAAAAATAACTGCAGGATTGATCAAGGGCTGAGCGTGCAGCAGGTATATGACTTGCTCCTGGAAATTGCTCAGATTTCTGGAGCAGGATCCACAGAGAAAAGAACTGCTTTACTTGTAAAGCTTTTAGAGCAAGTTGACGGGCTTGGTGCAAAATTTATTGTGCGAATCGTTACAAGCACCTTGCGCCTTGGTTTTTCAGACATGACTTTTTTAGACGCTTTATCTTGGATGAGCGTTGGCGACAAAAGTATAAGTAAAGATTTAGAAGCTGCTTATAATGTTTGCGCAGATTTAGGACTCGTTGCATACACTTTAAAAGATCAAGGAGTTGCGGGCATTAAATCTATGAGCGTTACTGTTGGAATTCCTATTCGTCCTGCTGCGGCAGAGCGTCTTACCAGTGCTCAGGCAATAGTTGAAAGACTTGGGGACTGTGTCGCGCAACCAAAACTTGATGGTTTTCGTGTTCAAGTGCATGTAAAAAAAACAGACTCAAAAACAGAGGTGCATTTTTTTTCTAGAAATATGCTTGATATGTCAGATATGTTTCCAGATTTAAAAAAAGTTGTCTCAACCTTGGATGTTTCAAGTCTTATTTGTGAGGGTGAGGCAATAGTTTATGATGATCAAACTCAAACGTTTTTGCCTTTTCAGCAAACGGTTAAACGTAAACGCAAGCACGATGTAGAGCAAATGAGCATAGAAATGCCATTAAGGCTTTATTTATTTGACCTTTTATATCTTGATGGAAAATCACTTCTTGATCAAACTCATAAGTCTCGACGAGAAATGCTGCAAGCTATTATTGGACAGGACGATTCTTTACAAGTCGTAGAAGAAAAACAGATCACAACGGCAAAAGAGCTCGAAGATTATTTTTTATTAAATATTGATTCTGGCCTTGAAGGGCTTGTGGTGAAACGAGAAGATGCGATATATCAACCAGGAAAAAGAAATTTTAATTGGATTAAAATGAAACGAGAAGCACATGCTTCTTTAATTGACACTGTTGATTGCGTCATTCTTGGTTATTACGGTGGAAAAGGCAAGCGGGCTCAATTTGGAATAGGTGCTTTTTTAGTTGGAATTTATGATCAAGAAAAGGACCAATTTCAGACTGTGGCAAAAGTTGGAACTGGACTCACAGACATTGAGTGGAAAGATTTAAGAAGTCGATGCGAAGCTTTGAAGGTTTCTGTTCAGCCTAAAAACGTAGAGTGCATAAAAGATTTGTATCCAGATGTTTGGGTAAGTCCTGAGTTAGTCTGTACGGTAAAGTCTGATGAAATTACTTTATCCCCGCTTCATAGTGCTGGAAAAGTAGGTGATGCCCCTGGATTTGCCTTAAGGTTTCCTCGTTTTATTTCTTATCGATTTGATAAATCTGCTCATGATTCTACATCGATTATTGAGCTTAAGCATTTATTTGCACAGCAAAATATAAAATCTTGA